The genome window TAAAGCAGCAGAAATGCCTGGCATTATTAGCTGTCTCCAGCCGTCTTTCCTCAGGTGTGAGTAGACAGGACACCAAACACCCCATCTCTGTTCTCCTGGCCACAGATCCTGGGGTTGAACTTGGCCCTGTCCTTTCCCAGAGCCACATCCTGGAGCTGTCTTGAGAATTTCACTCAGAACCTTGCCCcatcccttctcccctctctaACGTTGACCTGGCTGATCCTCCTCAGTACTTAACCACCACATTCAAGTCTAGCCCActgcccctcctcttcccccccCAAGCTCCACCCAGTCTTCTGTCTTCCTTTTGCCACCAACTGTCTTGGGATTCAGACCTGTGGGCTACCTGGGATGCTGACTTGTGGTCCATTAAGGATGGTCTCTCCTTGGTCTCCATTAACCTCCTCTCAACCCGCCCCCTTAGCTTCCCTTGGGTCCCTAGGACTGTGCTTCCTCCTGACATGTCGCAAATGTCTTTCCTGGTACCCGGCTCTCCCTACTCTTAAAGCTCAGAGCTCAATCTCCTCACCTGTCTGCTTAAAAAACGAacccaacaattttttttttaattacacaacaaccttgacaaggtgtgtccttgttttcaaaTCAGCATAGATAAGTACAGGCCAACAGTAAAATCCCACCACTGGCCCCATTCTCTCTTTCGAGGTCAGGTGTTTTTCAATGTATTTATGTAAacttccatttgtttttaaaagatgactGTGTTGATATCTGCTTGTTACAAAATCCAGATTTCTactaaaaattaatttccttattttcatACCACCCCTTCCAACAGCAGCAGTCAACAGATTGGAGTGACTCCAGAAATTTTCCAAAATACGACCTATGGTTTTCATACAGTCACACAGTTGGAATAATTATACACTCTGTAATAGTCATGTACCATTCAGCAGTTTGCTTttttatggtttattttttatctttctgtatAGATTACCTGTCTCATTCTTTTTAGGtagtatttttctgatttttatttgttttgcctttttttttttaaacataaaagggTGTGGAAGGATTTTTGTGGTGATGGAACTGCCCTTTTTAGAACTATGTGGTGGCTGCAGGACTCAGCAATTGTCAACCAGGATGTAGGGAGAAAGATGGAATGCAGGCTGTCAAATGAATCTGCCTGTATTACAAGGGAATCACATGACCACActgaagggggtggggaagaaaggAACTGACCTAAATAACTTAGAGGAAAGAGTATTTTCCCCCGATACTGTAAGgcaaaagacaaaaagaattaCACAGAAACACTGTACTCCAGTTGGTAAATATGTTCCTCACAGTGGTGTGAtttagcaattctgaaactagTTTTGTTCGTGTGTACATACACAGGATTGGATAAATACATTGTAGATAATTAGAGCCAGGTGTCTCACTGGTGGAGAAAGAAGTTACAAATAAAACCAGGAGAGGGTGCGGTAGGAGTTGGTTAGAATGAACCCTGTGGAGCTGGATTAGAGTTGGAGGCATCAGTATGCACTCATGaggtttttttgtctttgtttttgttttagatttcataATTGAGTGTTAGCTAATGTGTCACTGGTTTTGTTTAATATATAGACAGACACGTGCAGAAATACagatgtgtgcatatatatgtatgtttccttGCTTCATCCACTTAGAGGGACCAGAAGCAGGGACACCTCAGTATCAATGAGCACACCaagcacccagatcttggtttctaaattgtctccaataaaaggaaccagggcttctAGGAGAAATAATTGGTTCCAGAGCTAGGGCAGGGAACATACAAGCTGAACCTGCAGCATCTTTTGTACCAGGAAGTAGGAAGTGCTCAAATAAAAAGGATGGAAGCAACAAAATAACAGTAATATTAGACTGtaacccccaaaataaatatCCTTGAGTGCAtgatcataaaaataaacaagtgactATGTAAATGGTTGGGGGAGAAGGGACAACTCTTCATTACAAAAGAATTCCACTTAATtgtagaaggaaagagggaaataagaaaTCACCCACCATTGCATCACCATAGTAATAACTGCTGTAGGCAGAATGCACTAACAGATGCTAAAAATTGGGGGGTAAAACTTAAGCAGAAGTAGGATATTTGCACAATCTCAAAAGTATCTTCCCTGAAAGTATATATTCATCACAAAGGGGAAAATAATGAGTTCAGATACTACCTTAAGCAAGTGATCAAAACTATCACAACAGatagaatatggcagaagtgatgagaTATCACTGCTGAAATTAGGTTGCAAAGAGACTGTGGCTTCTGTCTTGGTGTCTTACTCATTAATGAAAGCTGGATGCCATGTTGTGAGCTGCCTTCTGGCGAGACCCTAAGCCAATAGCCAGCAAGGAACTGTAGTCCTCAGTCCAGTATCCTATTAGCAATTTGAGTCCTGCCAGCAACCATGTGAGGGAGCTTATAAGGAGATCCCTgtccagtcaagccttcagatgaggcCACAGCTGCCGCTGCTGGCCCCAGCTAAACTGtgcctggattcctgacccatgAGATGTTAAGTGTTAAAACACTGAATCATGGGGTAATACGTTATGCAGCAATAGGTACCCTAACCAGTAAAGCATTGCAACGTTACTGATCACTTGGTGAAGGGCACGTCATCTCTGTGGTATCCTTCCCAATCATGCATAACCTCAGTCTAATCAGGAGAAGACAGCAGATAAACGCCAACGTGCCCAAACATCCAAATGAGAGACATTCTGCTCTTCAAAAGTATCAAGATCAGGAAAGATGAGGAAAGACCTAGAAATTGTCACATATTGGAGGAAACTAAGAAGATATGACAGTGTGGATTCTGGAACATAAAAAGGATATTAGTGGGAAAACTGGGAAAATTCCTTTAAAGTCTTAGTTTAGTTAATAGTAGTGTATCAACGAGGATTTCTTAGTTTCGATCATTGTTCTGTGGCAGAATTTCTCAGTTTGGCGCTGTTGACGTTTTGGGTGGATAATTGCTGTGGGGGCTGTGCGTTATAGGATATTCAGCAACATCTTCGGCTTCCACCCACTAAATGCCAGGAGCATCTCCCTTCCTCCATTTGTGATGACCAAAAGTGTCAAGACATTGGCAGATGTCCCCTGGGGATCAAAATCACCACTGGTTGAGAACCTCTGTTCTGTTATGTAAGATGTTACTATAAGGGAAGGCTGGGTGAAGGGCATTGAAAACTATACTACTTTTGCAGCTCTCCTCtaagtctaaaattatcttttaaaaaggatTATTATGTTAATATGTGCTtgtaagaaagaatcaaaatgtTATATTAGACCTTGAGTTCCTTCTTCACCTGCATCACCTGTGTTAGTCATTTACATATttgaataaatacagaaaatttcTGTGATGTAAAACTAGTTTTTACACAATTGAGATAATTATACATACTCTAATACCGTTCAGCAgcttttttttaatcgaagtatagtcagttataatgtgtcagtttctggtatatagcataatgtttcagtccaacagatacatatatatttgtttttatactctttttcattttaggttactgcaagacattgaatatagttccctgtgctatacagaagaaatttgttgtttctctattttatatatagtcgtatttgcaaatctcaaactcccagtttatcccttcccatccgcTTTCCCCCCTGatgactataagtttgttttttatgtctgtgagtctgtttctgttttgtaaataagttcatttgtatcttttttttagattccacatatgaatgatatcatatggtatttttctttctcattctaaattactttatttaaaatgacgatctccaggtccatccatgttgctgcagatggcattattttattcctttttatggctgagtaagcAGTTTGCTTTTTAAGACCTTTTTAAAGCTTTGATATCTTTCTGTAAGTGatgtcattcttttaatttctatttgttgatttttctggttttgttttgctttcatacATACTATAATTGCTACGCTTTACTATGACTTGCTTTTTTTTCACCTAGCAACACATATCCCTCCTATGGACCAAACACTGTTTTTGAGTACTTTATGTACATTAATTCATGTAATCTTAAAGCAAAGGTGTTTGAGATATTTCCTCTTTTTGCAGATGGAGAAGCTGAAATGCagaggttaagcaatttgttcaaggtcatagCAAATGGTAGAGCCAGGCTTTGAACCCAAAGCAATGTGGCTCCTAAATGCTCTTAATCTTCTACCTCATCCTGCCTCTATAATTTATTATAGACATGTTTCCCTGTGTTTCATGTCACTGCACCTCAATTCTTTTTAACAGTTACATAAGGGTCTATGCTACGTAGACCTTTATAGATGAACTGCAATAGAACTGCTCCCTGTTGGTGTTTTGACTCCCACATCTATCTCCAGCTGTAGGTCTCCAACCATCTTTTCAAGTGTCCTACTAGTGACACACACTTAATTTTAAATTGGATCAAACTGAGCTCACCATTCTCCCACTCCCGCCACCCCCTGTGTCCCCATCTGAATTGCAGTGTCAACACCTACCAGTCAACCAGGACTGAGGCAGGAGCCAGACTGAGAGGGAATAAAGTAGATTCCAAAGGAAGCAGGTGTTTGGGTCAGTTACGTAGGGAATtggataaaaaattaaaagggggTGGACTAGCTTTGGACATCTGGAGGAaacaggtggggagagggaggatgaaGAAGCCAAATTTAGGCCCCAGGGTTCTTAGCTGTTCATCGCCAAGGTAACTGGGTTGCTATGGCAAcagcagggcagccccgcctcTTCCAAGAACCACCTCGGCTGCGGTTTCTTCCACACAAGCCAGACACTTCCGCATAGGGGGCTGCGGACCTCCGGGTAAGGCTTAGGAAGGAGGGAATTGCCGCTGCAGTAGCCAATTGGATGGGCTTTCGGGCGAAGGCCGTAAAGGAGGGGCCGGAACTTCTTTGAAGCTCGCCAAAGAGCGTTGAGAAGGCGGGCTCGCGTCTTTTTCCCACCACTGAAGGGGCTGAGGAAAGGAAGAGGGCGGGGTCCGGGTGAGGCCTGCCGGGGGCAGGGCCCAGGCAAAAACTGTGGGAGGTCCTGCCCACTCCGTTTTTGCTCAATAGGAAGCCAGAGAGCCAGTCCGAACGGTTGGGGTGCCGAATGAGTGTCGTCGCCAGGCCCCGTTGCGAGACGGGCCCAGCCAATCGGCAGGGGTGGTGGGCGGGCGCGGGCGATACAGGCGGCGCGGCGGAGGCGGAGCGGCGGACGCTGCGGCAGGAGGGAAGATGGCGGACGAGGAGAAGCTGCCGCCCGGCTGGGAGAAGCGCATGAGCCGCAGCTCAGGTGCCGCGGGGgtcggggctggggcggggccgcgcgggcCCGCGGAAGCGGGGCTCGAGCTCGCCCCTCGGGCGCGGCGCTGCCGCTCGATCGCTCGATTCCCGTGGGGTCTTGGCTCCTCCGCGTCGTCCCCTGGTAACGGCCCCGGCCCGCCCCGTGAGGGCTGCGAGTCTGAGGAGCGGGGAGTccggaggaaactgaggcaaggggAGGGGCCGGAGAGGCCCAGCGCGCTGCCGGGGTGGTAGGGGGATGGTGATCCCGCGGCACAACCCCCGGGCGATGGTCCTGGCCCTGCCGATCTAGCTGACACCTTTTGGCCTAATGCACCTGACATCCGAGAGGAACGTCTTTGTACCTTTCTGGGCCCGGGGGACACCCCGGAGGAGGACACCCCAACCCCATGCTCAGGGCGTGGCCCTCGGGGTATTGCTCGGCCTCGGTCCACAGCCTCCTCCTGCTAACATGCCTGCCATCCACACCTAATTCTGAGTCTGCGATATCCGTGCGATGGTGTTCTGCCTGAGAATAGACCCAGTGCTCCAAGGGCCGATTTAAGGCCCTTCCCCAATAATGATATCAATAATAGGTCACGTTTATCTCAATGCCAAGCGTTTTAAGTATGTTCTTTCTCTGAATGGCCACAACTCTGGAGGTAGGTAGTTACTACCCccatttttcaggtgaggaaactgaggccagaagaCTTAAGGAACTCGCCCAAGGTCATTCATttcaggaggtgggggtggggttagaACCCAGTCAGTCTGACTCCGGAGCCTCCTCTGGCTCTAGTTACTGCAGActgctgagctgcaggcctggtATTTCCCTCCACTGCCTCCAAAGCTCAGTAATCATGGTCGCAGTAATAATTCCGATATATGGAACACCAGGAGCTCTGGTGAGTACTTCACATACATCCTCATCGACTCCGCATTAACCCCATGAAGTTTGTTTTTATTCCCTCACCTCACCCTCACTCTTCAGATGGGCAAACTGAGATTTAAGCAGATACACCCCCATTGCCAAGGTTTTAGACGCTCTCTGTGGCTCAGCTTTCGCCCACCCTGCTGCAGCCGGGGCCTGTGACTGTGACCCACAGCACAGAGCACATGCTCTGCCCAATTCTGGACACCCCCTTGTGCCATTTTTGCTCAGCTCAACCCTGACGGTGTTCCTCCTGGGTGACATCCAGCCCTTCACTGGGTTGGGCACAAGTCCTCCATGTAACCCAGACAGACTCTCAGCCCCTGGAATGACACCCTGTCTCTACTGGGTCCTACTTCAAGCTTCCTGTTTGCAGTCGTCACTCCATGCCTCTCAGTCTCTGGTTAACATCTAGCCCCCAGTCGTGCTGGTCTCTAGTCCTGCAGCACTGCCCACTGGGGGAAAGAGCAGAGCTTCTGTGTCTGATACACCTGGGTGCAgttcctgcctcccccacctgcACCTGGAGCCGAGTAGACACCCAGGAAACGTTGCTTAGTTTTGtggtctataaaatggagataatagtagCTCCCACACTCATAATGCATGCCAGGtgctattctaagcactttacagatgaaaaccCGTTCagtccttacaacaaccctacaGGCAGGTACTGTTATCGCcactttacaggtaagaaaaccgAGGCCTCAGGGAGGTAGATCATGCAGTGAGTAAGTGGCAGAGGCAGATTTGGGCTGGTGGTCTGGCTGCTGAATGTGTGCTTGGAACCACTCCCTGTCCCTGAGGCTACCTCTCTTCCTCACCTTGGGTTGTTTTCCCCCTGGAACTTATTTATGATGGCAGCTGTAATGTTGTCTTATCTGCTTGTTTGGTGTCTGTCCGCCCACACCTAGAATGTTAGCTCCCTGAGGCCTGGTGGACCACAGTGGTTATGCTGAATGAAGGCATCTCGTTGGCCAGTCCCTGATCGTGGCCTCCCGGTGGGGTCTTCTGAGCAGGTCCCAGCTGAATCCCGCTTGCCCCTCTTCCAGGCCGGGTGTACTACTTCAATCACATCACTAACGCCAGCCAGTGGGAGCGGCCAAGTGGCAACAGCAGTGGCGGCGGCAAAAACGGCCAAGGGGAGCCCACCAGGGTCCGCTGCTCACACCTGCTAGTCAAGCACAGCCAGTCAAGGCGGCCCTCGTCCTGGCGACAGGAGAAGATCACCCGGACCAAGGAGGAGGCCCTGGAGCTGATCAACGGTGAGCAGAGCTGgaggcagggtctggggtggaTGGGAAGAGGTccttctccccaggggccagagcAGGCCTTGTAGAAATCACACCAGACCCTCCACCCCAGCCTGCTCAGCTATCAGTGTGGCCTTGGCTGACCCAGAAGTGCCAGTACGTGCCATGAACCTGGCTCACACGACTGCCTCTCCTTTTCCGTTCTACCTGGTATTTGAGGGTGAGCCAGGGTAGGTGGGGAAGACCCACCCTTGGGGCCAGAAGACCTGTGTTAAGATGATTGCTATGCCCCTGTTAGCTCCTTGACCTTGGAGGATTCACATCGCCtccttgagtctcagttttcacCTCTGTGAAATGGACATCATCACATACCTACACCTGAGGGCCATTGTGAAAATTCAGTGAGCTGAGACATTGCGGGGCGCACAGTGGGCCCCAGTCAGTGGGAGCTATCCTTGAGAGCAGTATTGTCAAGGGTCCTGGGGCACATGTGGACAGGTCAGGAGGGAGGGTGGAAAGGTAGCAGCATTAGAACTAGCCGGCAGTCCAGTCGGTGAATTAATTCTTCCCTGAACGAGGAGGCTGTTCCTTGCTCTCTTCTGTGCTTCCTCCACAGTCTAGAGCAGCAGTCGATAGGCAAACTTTCTCTTAAAAgaccagatggtaaatattttaggttttgcaggcGGTGCAGTCTCTGTCCATCCTGCTTTGTAATTCCATAGCAGCCGGAgataatatgtaaacaaataggcaaggctgtgtgccaataaaactttatttacaaaagcagcaGGATTTGACCCGTGGGCCACAGTTCACAGCACCCTGGTCTAGAGCTGACCACCGCGGCCGCCACTACCTACATGTGGTTATttccatttaaattaattaaaattaagtaacatTAAAGATTggttcctcagtcacactggcCGCACTGTTCAGTTGCCACAAGTCGCTAGCAGCTGCCGTCTTGGACCACGCAGATCTTGaacatttctgtccttgtagCGTGTTTTGTCGGACAGTGCTGGTCTAGGTTGTACATGGGCTGTCATCATCCACTCGGCCTCCCTCACCAGAGATCCCAGGCCCAAACAGCCTGAGTTCCCACCCAGTTCTGCCAggtcctggctgtgtggccttgaggagGTTACACAACATCTCTGAGCTTcattcttttcacttgtaaaattAGTATTATGATAGTAGGACCCACCTCATGGGGTAGTTGCGAGGACTCCGACCTCAGGCAGTAAAGCATGGATAACAGCACCCGGCATCTGGTCAGCGCCCTGTAATTGCCGGTGGTCGTTACGATGGCCGTTGTTAGCATAGGCCCGGCATAGTCCATCAGTACTGGCTGTTTTACTAGCACGTCACTGGTCCAGTGCATGGGCTGGAGGGTACTACTTCCACACCCCTACTCCCAGACCCATACACCCCAGACAGTGTCTGGCACAACAAATGGCACCCGATAACTTCATGCCTCCTAGCATTGTGGAGGGGAGCCGAGTTCTTGTACAGAACCTTGAAGGCAAATGAAAAGAGCTTGCCTCctgagctctgtgagggcagaggctggctcTGTCTCTTTCCTCACGGTGTTCCCACCACCCAACACAAAGCCTGGTAGCGCTCACAGCTTTGTTTCATGAACCAATAGAAAGTGAGAAGGGTTTCTGGTAGAGGAAGCAGCAGAAATAAAGGCTTGGGGCTGGGCTGTCGCCTCGGCTCGGAGAGGCTGTACAGGGGACTGAAGAGGGGGAGGCCCTTCAAGGGAAGATCCTGGCCAGGTTGAACAGGGCCCCAAGTGAAGCCAAGAGTCGAGGTCCTTTCCTGGAGACAGCAGGAAACACATGGCCACATGTGATGGGGAGAGTGGCCCTGCGGCACTGGCTTTTAGGAAAGAGCCATGTGGCTGGCGTGTGATGGGCCAGGGCCCCGGCTGGCGGGGACCAGCAGTGAACTGTGAGTGATGGGCGGGGTCTGGCTGCCCCAAGGGAAGAGGAAGTGGTGGGAAGCCCAGAGAAAA of Vicugna pacos chromosome 22, VicPac4, whole genome shotgun sequence contains these proteins:
- the PIN1 gene encoding peptidyl-prolyl cis-trans isomerase NIMA-interacting 1, translating into MADEEKLPPGWEKRMSRSSGRVYYFNHITNASQWERPSGNSSGGGKNGQGEPTRVRCSHLLVKHSQSRRPSSWRQEKITRTKEEALELINGYIQKIKSGEEDFESLASQFSDCSSAKARGDLGAFSRGQMQKPFEDASFALRTGEMSGPVFTDSGIHIILRTE